Within the Pseudonocardia alni genome, the region GGCGAGGAACAGCACGACGATCGTGTAGTTGAGGACGGCGCCGTAGGACCCCATGGTCAGCCCCACCGACAGCGTGAAGTTGGCGACCCGCGGGCTCACGCCGACCTTCTCGATCGTGGTGCGCAGGACGGTGGGGTAGGTGACGGCCGAGCTCGTCGTCGTGACCGCGACGGCGGTCTGCTCCGCGAGCGTGCGGGGCAGGCGCGCGGGGTTGAGCCGGGTGCGTGCGGCGACGATCGCCACGAACAGCACGGTGAGCACGACGACGCCCAGCAGGTTGGTGCCGAGGTAGGCCAGCGCCGACCCGACCACGGCGAAGCCGATCCGGCCGGACAGGTCGGCGAGCAGTGCGAAGACCCCGATCGGTGCGACGTACATGACCAGCCGGATGAGGGTGAGCAGGACCTGCTGCAGCTGCCCGACGACGTCGAGGACGAGTGCGTTGCCCGTCGCGTGGACGTGCCGGTTGAGGGCGACGCCGAACAGCAGCGAGAACAGGATGATCGGGACCATCGCCGCCTCGGCCATCGACTCGACGACGTTGGTGGTGAAGAAGCCCAGGACCGTGTCCTGCCAGCTCTCCGGGACCGCCGCGGGCGGCGGCGCGGCGTCCGGCGCGGCCGTCGCGACCATTCCGGCGCCCGGACGGAACAGCAGTCCGAGCACCGCCGCGACCACCGCGGCCACGACCGACAGACCGATCATCCAGGCGAAGGTCCGTAGTGCGAGCCGGCCGGTGCCGGACCCGGTCATCGACCCGCAGGCCGCGATCACCGAGGTCATGACCAGCGGCACGATCGCCATCTGGACGAGCCGGATGAAGGCGTCGCCGACGACCTTCAGGTTGCCGGCCCACTCGCCGGCCACCAGACCGAACACGATCCCGGCGACCGCGGCGAGCGCGATCAGGACGGCGGGATGCTTCATCGCGGCGAGTCTCATGAGGTCCTCACGTCGAGGGTGGCCGGGCCGCGGCGGCGGTCCCGGGTGCCGGTGGCGAGCAGGGCGCGGCCGGCGCGTTCGGTGACGATCTCCAGCGAGGCGCCCATGTGCTGGTGCAGCAGGTGACGCGCGGTGTCGAGCCGTCCGGTGAGGACTGCCTCGGCGACGGCGACGTGCTCGGACACGGCCGCCTCGACGCGGCCGGGGAGCACGTAGTCGTTCATCCGCACCCGCCGGATCCGGCGGTGCACGTCGGCCAGCACCGCGACGAGCTCGGGGTTGCCCGACGCCGCGAGCAGCGTGCTGTGAAACCGTTCGTCCTCCAGCACGAAGCCCGGGCCCGCCTCGGGTGGCTCCTCGAGCATCCGGTGCCAGCGGGCCAGCTCCGCCCGGAGCGCTCCGGCGTCGTGCACGGTGCCCGGGTTCTCCCGGCACCGGTCGATCCCGCGCAGCTCGACCGCGATGCGGACCTCCCAGAGGTCACGCACCCCCGCCAGGTCGGGGACGACGACCGAGTAGCCGTAGTCCTCCTCGCGCTGCAGGAGGCCGTCGGCGACGAGCCGGCCGAGGGCCTCGCGGACCGGGGTGCGGGAGATGCCGAACCGTGCGGCGAGCTTCGGTTCGGTGAGGCGGGTGCCCGCGCCGATGTCGCCGTTGACGACGTCGTCCCGCAGCACGGCGTAGACGCGTTCGCGCAGCGGCGGCGTCCCCGCCTCGTCGACGGCACTCGACATCGACAAGCCTCCTCACCAGCTGTGTCCAGGGCTGGATACAGCAGGCGGAGACGCTAGGAGCGGCACGTTGCGTCGGCGTCTCGCGCCGGTGTCGTCGTGTTTCGCGCGGGGGAGGTCGCGCGCGGGGAGGTCTCGAGCGCTATTCCAGTGCTAGAATACAGCCGTGGAGCTGACCCTCGGCGAGCTCGTCGTCCTCGGGACCCTGGCCGAGCGCCCGCGCCACGGTTACGACATCGAACAGGTCGTCGAGCAGCGCGGCGTCCGCCGCTGGACCGACATCGGCTTCTCCTCGATCTACTACCTGCTCGACAAGCTGACCGCCCGCGGCCTGGCCGAGGCCGACGACGACCGCCCCTCCCCGAAGGCCCGCCGCGTCGTGCGCATCACCGACCGGGGGCGCCGCACCGCGGCCGCCGGCGTCCGCGAGCTGCTCGCCGACGCCGGGATCCCCGCCCGCTCCTTCGTCGCCGGCCTCGCCCACGCGGGCCTGCTCCCCGCGCACGAGGTCGACGAGGCGCTCCGGACCCGGCTCGTCGGCCTCGACGCCCGCATCGACGCGGTCGTCGCCGCCCGCACGGCGCAGGAGCCCCTCCCGCCGGAGGCGCGCGACGTCTTCTCGTTCTCCCTGTCCCAGCTGCGTGCGGAGAGGTCGTGGCTCGCCGAGCGGGTCCAGGTGCCCGATGAGTGATGCATCCACCGGCGTCCCGGCCACGGGAGGCGTCCACTGCGAGACGACGACGCTCGGCGCGCTCCTCGGGCACGCCGGCGTCCACCTCACCGAACCGGTGCTGTTCGGGCTCGGCTCCGGGCTGTCGTTCGTGTACTGGGACTCGAAGCGGCAGCCGGTGCCGTTCCTGGGCGGGCGGGTCAAGCCCTTCGAGCTGACCCGGACCCTCGCCCGCCGTCTCGGCCTCGACCTGCGGGTGCAGGAGACCTCGTCCGCCCGCCGGGGGTGGGACCAGGTGCGCACCCTCGTCGACGACGGCGTGCCCGTCGGGCTGCAGCTCGACAGCCACGACCTGGACTACTTCGGCTCCCGGGTCCACTTCGCGGGTCACGTCGTGGCCCTCCTCGGCTACGACGAGGAGTCCGCGTACCTCCTCGACACCGCGCAGCAGGGCGGCCGGGTCAGCACGAGCCTGGAGAGTCTGGCCCGGGCGCGCGCGGCGCGCGGGCCCATGTCGGCGCCGCACCGATCGTTCACCCTCGGACCGTTCCGGGAGCCGGTCGACCCCGTCCCCGCGATCGTGCCCGCGATCGTCGAGTGCGCCGAGGCGTTCCTGGACCCGCCGATCGCCAACGTCGGGCATCGCGGCATCCGGACGACGGCGAAGCGCGCCCCGTCCTGGCTCGATCGCGTCGAGGACCCGCCCCGGGACCTGCCGCAGATGGCGATGCTCATGGAACGGGCCGGTACCGGCGGGGCACTGTTCCGGACCCTCTACCGCGACTTCCTCACCGCCTGCCTGCCGCTGCTCGACGACGGCGACGGGCCGGGCGGACGCGCCGCGGCGGTCGAACGGGGCCGGGACCTGTTCGCCGAGTCGGCGACGCTCTGG harbors:
- a CDS encoding BtrH N-terminal domain-containing protein, which translates into the protein MSDASTGVPATGGVHCETTTLGALLGHAGVHLTEPVLFGLGSGLSFVYWDSKRQPVPFLGGRVKPFELTRTLARRLGLDLRVQETSSARRGWDQVRTLVDDGVPVGLQLDSHDLDYFGSRVHFAGHVVALLGYDEESAYLLDTAQQGGRVSTSLESLARARAARGPMSAPHRSFTLGPFREPVDPVPAIVPAIVECAEAFLDPPIANVGHRGIRTTAKRAPSWLDRVEDPPRDLPQMAMLMERAGTGGALFRTLYRDFLTACLPLLDDGDGPGGRAAAVERGRDLFAESATLWTRVAGLVERAGVDGDPAGLTEAARLLLRIADLETAAMGTLRSL
- a CDS encoding dicarboxylate/amino acid:cation symporter; translated protein: MKHPAVLIALAAVAGIVFGLVAGEWAGNLKVVGDAFIRLVQMAIVPLVMTSVIAACGSMTGSGTGRLALRTFAWMIGLSVVAAVVAAVLGLLFRPGAGMVATAAPDAAPPPAAVPESWQDTVLGFFTTNVVESMAEAAMVPIILFSLLFGVALNRHVHATGNALVLDVVGQLQQVLLTLIRLVMYVAPIGVFALLADLSGRIGFAVVGSALAYLGTNLLGVVVLTVLFVAIVAARTRLNPARLPRTLAEQTAVAVTTTSSAVTYPTVLRTTIEKVGVSPRVANFTLSVGLTMGSYGAVLNYTIVVLFLAQAGGVDLSAGQIVFGMVLAILLNMGTITVPGGFPVVALFLATTLGLPPAAAGLLIAVDWFTGILRTFLNVNADTLVAMLVAHPDGEIDRDVYDGVRAGDPADTAVGSGPGA
- a CDS encoding GntR family transcriptional regulator gives rise to the protein MSSAVDEAGTPPLRERVYAVLRDDVVNGDIGAGTRLTEPKLAARFGISRTPVREALGRLVADGLLQREEDYGYSVVVPDLAGVRDLWEVRIAVELRGIDRCRENPGTVHDAGALRAELARWHRMLEEPPEAGPGFVLEDERFHSTLLAASGNPELVAVLADVHRRIRRVRMNDYVLPGRVEAAVSEHVAVAEAVLTGRLDTARHLLHQHMGASLEIVTERAGRALLATGTRDRRRGPATLDVRTS
- a CDS encoding PadR family transcriptional regulator, coding for MELTLGELVVLGTLAERPRHGYDIEQVVEQRGVRRWTDIGFSSIYYLLDKLTARGLAEADDDRPSPKARRVVRITDRGRRTAAAGVRELLADAGIPARSFVAGLAHAGLLPAHEVDEALRTRLVGLDARIDAVVAARTAQEPLPPEARDVFSFSLSQLRAERSWLAERVQVPDE